Proteins from a single region of Candidatus Parcubacteria bacterium:
- a CDS encoding O-antigen ligase family protein (Derived by automated computational analysis using gene prediction method: Protein Homology.) has product MSSKNYLAILKGGIFLALPMVFFVFSGWLFPFITSKQIPFNILMELLLPIWLVFIWKFPSYRPQKSWLTWGLLAYIIASALSLVVSSDPALSFWGDAERMLGIFHLFHFFIFYLILISTFRKPKDWDYLLAVSVAVATIVSLIGLLKTPYSTIGNTAYVSGYLIFNLYFAALLFYRYRHAKHRWWLLFPALMMLAEFVQMKTSGAIIGLGTSVLAILFLAGVLSKNKKARSLSWSALVFAVLVIVLVFSQQEAAWFQNSFLRNLTPQKNTFQTRLVSWEAAAKDFPNHPWLGVGFGNFASVFDKYFDARFYNYSRGETYFDRAHNNLIDIASTTGLVGLVSYLSIFVALAYYLIKLQRRRPDDWTPLILAGLIIAYFVQNLAIFDSFVTYIGLMIVLAYVYYLSSSPKEDNNPKKIPEGLVLIVGLIIMSIFASNTNIRAAKSFTLAIDAYGQLATGDYETALETYDQAFSLGSPLDSDGKVSYLNLVGGSKLASLPKEQQQILSDYAITLAQENLSANPQDSLMNVQLAQAYYTAYILDLGDENAQLAIDYLDKSLALSPERLPVHYLKANILLSEGKKQEAVAVLEPLAALNPNFPDTYCNLFKAYSVLEEVPQDLVKENADKCYSLGGATQLGFTDDFLRLLSFYYSEKNWERSANLAELLATYQPESVDAYLLLAEIYQNLGETEKSNAALEKANLLYGAQQEAAVEVNP; this is encoded by the coding sequence ATGTCTTCTAAAAACTATCTCGCAATTCTAAAGGGTGGTATTTTTTTGGCCTTGCCAATGGTCTTTTTTGTCTTTTCCGGCTGGCTTTTTCCCTTTATTACCTCCAAGCAAATTCCTTTTAATATCTTAATGGAACTCCTGCTGCCTATCTGGCTGGTCTTTATTTGGAAATTTCCCAGCTACCGGCCGCAAAAATCTTGGCTTACTTGGGGTCTTTTAGCTTATATTATTGCCAGCGCTTTGTCCTTAGTGGTGAGCTCTGACCCGGCGCTTAGTTTTTGGGGGGATGCCGAGCGGATGTTAGGTATCTTTCATCTTTTTCATTTCTTTATCTTTTATCTAATTTTAATTAGCACTTTTAGAAAACCGAAAGATTGGGATTATTTACTGGCCGTCTCAGTCGCTGTCGCCACGATTGTTTCTTTAATTGGTTTGCTAAAGACGCCCTACAGTACCATCGGCAACACCGCTTATGTGAGTGGCTATTTAATTTTCAATTTATACTTTGCCGCCCTCTTGTTTTATCGCTACCGCCACGCCAAACATCGCTGGTGGCTGCTATTTCCGGCCCTAATGATGCTGGCTGAGTTTGTTCAGATGAAAACTTCGGGAGCGATTATCGGTCTTGGCACTAGCGTTTTAGCGATTTTATTTTTAGCTGGTGTTCTTAGTAAAAATAAAAAAGCCCGTTCTTTATCGTGGTCGGCTTTAGTGTTCGCCGTGTTAGTCATTGTTTTAGTTTTTTCTCAGCAAGAAGCTGCTTGGTTCCAAAATTCTTTCTTACGCAATTTAACACCACAAAAAAACACCTTCCAAACTCGTTTGGTGTCCTGGGAAGCGGCCGCCAAAGATTTTCCTAATCATCCTTGGCTCGGCGTCGGTTTCGGCAATTTTGCCTCGGTTTTTGACAAGTATTTTGACGCGCGCTTTTACAATTATTCCCGCGGTGAAACTTACTTTGATCGCGCTCATAATAATTTAATTGACATTGCTTCTACCACCGGTCTGGTCGGCTTAGTTTCTTATCTCTCTATTTTTGTGGCGCTCGCTTATTACTTAATAAAATTACAACGCCGCCGCCCCGATGACTGGACGCCGCTTATCTTAGCCGGCTTAATCATTGCTTATTTTGTCCAAAATCTGGCTATCTTTGACTCCTTTGTTACCTATATCGGTTTAATGATCGTTTTGGCTTATGTTTATTACTTAAGTAGCAGCCCGAAAGAAGATAATAACCCGAAGAAGATCCCGGAGGGCTTAGTTTTAATTGTTGGCTTAATTATCATGAGTATTTTTGCCTCTAATACTAATATCCGGGCCGCTAAAAGCTTCACTTTAGCGATTGATGCTTACGGTCAACTCGCGACCGGTGACTATGAAACCGCTTTAGAAACTTATGATCAGGCTTTTTCTTTAGGTAGTCCTTTAGACAGCGATGGTAAAGTTTCTTATCTCAACTTGGTCGGCGGTAGCAAATTAGCATCTTTACCTAAAGAGCAACAGCAGATATTGTCCGATTACGCGATTACTTTGGCCCAAGAGAATTTAAGCGCCAACCCCCAAGACAGTTTAATGAATGTGCAGTTAGCGCAAGCTTATTATACCGCTTATATTTTAGACCTGGGCGATGAGAACGCCCAGTTAGCGATTGATTACCTAGATAAGTCTTTAGCGCTCAGTCCGGAGCGCCTGCCGGTTCATTATTTAAAGGCTAATATTTTATTGTCTGAGGGGAAGAAGCAAGAGGCCGTGGCCGTTCTTGAGCCTCTAGCAGCGCTCAACCCGAACTTTCCCGATACTTATTGCAATTTATTTAAGGCTTATAGCGTTTTAGAGGAAGTCCCTCAAGATCTAGTTAAAGAGAATGCCGATAAATGTTATTCTTTGGGTGGTGCGACCCAGTTAGGCTTTACTGATGATTTTTTGCGCCTTCTGTCTTTTTATTACAGCGAGAAGAATTGGGAACGGAGTGCTAACTTGGCCGAACTCTTAGCCACCTATCAACCGGAAAGCGTTGATGCCTATCTTTTATTGGCGGAAATTTATCAAAATTTAGGTGAGACTGAGAAGAGTAATGCCGCTTTAGAGAAGGC
- a CDS encoding hypothetical protein (Derived by automated computational analysis using gene prediction method: GeneMarkS-2+.): MNKLRKIFTASVMVMTLAVMLGFGSFAHAATPQAGDLIKMDGLSTVYFLGKDSKRYVYPHESVFFSWHRDFSGVVTVSASELQSYPLGANVTMRPGTKLVKITTDPSVYAVEPNGVLRKIQSESDAIATYGPNWAKRVVDVADSFFTNYTIGQPLASGEIAAGTLVKKSDDATVYYFDGTNYRAVASESAFYANRFSFNDVITLSKEITPKANAISNNEFAYDAQNATGPVTTASGVTVSLSSATPAAASLVGGQALAPLVSVNLTAANDGAVTLKSIKFKKTGFASDSTIAEAYLYDGNTRLTDVSSMSNGYINFSGASLVTIPAGQTKTLTVKANIDGAAQSGNIGLSLAAATDVVSTGATVNGSFPITGNTMSLFKAPTDMSVVTLTKGSMPTTEIKAGSMNAVIWDAKVKVTQKPVDFKYLALQQVGSIQKDDLANFAIYVDGVKAGDGTFVDNKLVFDLSKAYRMNTGDHFIEVKADIVKGSSRTFSFQMQTKVNVVFTDTNYNINVTPVATITDMNMASREISSGSLSVSLDSTYSATEVVKTASNATLVRYTMKAWGEDVKINTLKANVLLTGKTGIASEGINDVAIYVDGTQVGSSQSYATTSNVVNKDFDFGSSNLFTIEAGKQVTVEVRGSLNLDSDTTVKSVTAEIEDGSAEGVTSFNSVTVTVSGNKTLNITSGNVKVAMNSALQNMNVSKNSQKVKIGSYILSAGSAEGVVISNIKVGLATTSDVFMDNISNLYISENETPVQPQTTNDFNVNLAIAANGNKIVDVYADLNELDNDDEFNTTMSVTYRTDKTNNSGITTSVNGQTMTVKTGSLGTPSLASTPNSFFVLGGSTATAANYKFVANNADAYINELSFASVTDGISQIIVNGVSVPVIASSTNVASSTATVSGLNIRIPAGLQGANIEVKAVYNNVTSAGQGGVSTGADQNFELAGYKYTVNGTQHDESLATGIASKEMRLVASYPAVVDASNYTDTTLKIGDKTEVMRFTVTAAGNSLVNLKTVVFKLSSNYTSFATGSSLQIVDATDLGTVLGTTTLATSTNMAVTFNDVVTIDKGAAKTFVVYANTATGIPTTGTAYFGLSLVNTGWAWNDGTILNTDTQIDGTHIAELTGTTFTLAQ; encoded by the coding sequence ATGAACAAATTACGCAAAATCTTTACTGCCAGCGTAATGGTCATGACTTTAGCAGTAATGCTAGGCTTTGGAAGTTTTGCTCACGCAGCAACTCCTCAAGCTGGTGACCTGATTAAGATGGACGGTCTTTCCACCGTTTATTTCTTAGGCAAGGACAGTAAAAGATATGTATATCCTCACGAGAGCGTATTCTTCTCTTGGCATCGTGACTTCAGTGGTGTAGTAACTGTATCGGCTTCCGAATTACAGAGCTACCCTCTAGGGGCAAACGTCACCATGAGACCGGGTACCAAACTTGTGAAGATTACCACCGATCCTTCCGTATACGCTGTTGAACCAAATGGCGTTTTACGCAAAATCCAAAGTGAATCCGACGCTATCGCTACCTATGGTCCTAACTGGGCCAAGAGAGTGGTTGACGTTGCTGATTCCTTCTTCACTAACTACACCATTGGTCAGCCTTTAGCCTCTGGCGAAATTGCTGCCGGTACTTTAGTTAAGAAATCTGATGACGCTACCGTTTACTACTTCGATGGTACTAACTATCGCGCAGTAGCATCCGAGAGCGCTTTCTACGCCAATCGTTTTAGCTTTAACGATGTAATTACCCTTTCTAAGGAAATTACTCCCAAGGCTAATGCAATTAGCAACAACGAGTTCGCTTATGACGCTCAGAACGCTACCGGTCCGGTAACAACCGCTTCCGGTGTGACCGTTTCTTTGTCTTCCGCGACTCCGGCGGCAGCCTCCTTAGTTGGTGGCCAAGCTTTAGCTCCATTAGTTTCGGTTAACTTAACTGCCGCTAATGACGGAGCGGTTACTTTAAAGTCCATCAAATTCAAGAAGACTGGCTTTGCTTCTGACTCTACTATTGCCGAGGCTTATCTTTATGATGGTAATACCCGCTTGACCGACGTCTCTTCCATGAGCAACGGCTATATCAATTTCTCTGGTGCTAGCTTGGTAACTATCCCAGCTGGTCAAACTAAGACTTTGACAGTAAAAGCTAATATTGATGGTGCTGCTCAATCTGGTAATATTGGTTTATCTTTAGCAGCGGCTACTGATGTTGTTTCTACTGGTGCAACTGTTAATGGTTCTTTCCCAATCACTGGAAACACCATGTCTTTATTTAAGGCACCAACCGATATGTCTGTTGTTACCTTAACAAAAGGCAGTATGCCTACTACTGAAATTAAAGCTGGTAGTATGAATGCTGTTATTTGGGATGCTAAAGTTAAAGTTACTCAAAAGCCAGTTGACTTTAAGTATTTAGCTTTACAACAAGTTGGTTCCATTCAAAAAGACGATTTAGCGAACTTCGCTATTTATGTTGATGGTGTTAAAGCTGGTGATGGTACTTTTGTTGATAACAAATTAGTCTTTGATCTTTCTAAGGCTTACCGCATGAACACCGGTGATCACTTTATTGAGGTTAAGGCTGATATTGTAAAAGGTTCTTCACGCACTTTCAGCTTCCAAATGCAAACGAAAGTTAACGTAGTATTTACTGACACTAATTACAATATTAATGTTACTCCGGTTGCCACCATTACTGATATGAATATGGCCAGCCGAGAGATTAGTTCTGGCTCTTTATCTGTGTCATTGGATTCTACCTATAGTGCAACTGAAGTTGTTAAGACAGCTTCTAACGCTACCTTAGTTCGTTATACTATGAAGGCTTGGGGTGAAGATGTTAAAATCAACACTTTAAAAGCTAATGTTTTATTAACAGGGAAAACTGGAATTGCATCAGAAGGAATTAATGATGTTGCTATCTATGTAGATGGCACCCAAGTTGGTTCCTCTCAATCCTATGCGACAACTAGTAATGTAGTTAACAAGGATTTTGATTTTGGTTCCAGCAATCTCTTCACTATTGAGGCTGGAAAACAAGTTACTGTTGAAGTCCGTGGCTCATTAAATCTTGATTCTGATACGACAGTTAAATCGGTTACTGCTGAAATTGAAGATGGATCTGCTGAAGGTGTAACTTCTTTTAATTCTGTTACTGTTACTGTTTCTGGCAACAAAACTTTAAATATTACCTCTGGTAATGTTAAAGTAGCTATGAACAGCGCTTTGCAGAACATGAATGTATCCAAGAATAGCCAAAAGGTTAAGATTGGCTCTTACATCTTGTCCGCAGGCTCTGCTGAAGGTGTAGTTATCTCTAACATCAAAGTTGGTTTAGCTACAACCAGTGATGTGTTCATGGACAACATCTCTAACTTATACATTAGCGAGAACGAAACTCCAGTACAGCCACAGACAACTAACGACTTTAATGTTAATTTAGCTATTGCAGCTAATGGTAACAAAATTGTTGATGTCTATGCCGACCTTAATGAGTTAGATAATGATGATGAGTTTAATACCACCATGTCTGTCACATATCGCACCGATAAAACTAATAATAGTGGTATTACTACAAGCGTTAATGGTCAAACTATGACTGTTAAAACTGGTAGTTTAGGTACTCCTTCCTTAGCTTCTACTCCTAACTCTTTCTTCGTTCTTGGCGGTTCCACTGCAACAGCAGCTAACTACAAGTTTGTTGCTAACAATGCGGATGCCTACATCAACGAATTAAGTTTTGCTAGCGTTACTGATGGTATCAGCCAAATTATCGTTAATGGTGTAAGCGTACCTGTTATTGCTAGTAGTACTAATGTTGCTAGTAGTACAGCTACTGTTTCTGGCTTAAACATCAGAATCCCTGCTGGTCTACAAGGCGCTAACATTGAAGTAAAAGCTGTTTACAACAATGTTACCTCTGCCGGTCAGGGTGGCGTTAGTACTGGTGCCGACCAGAACTTTGAATTGGCGGGCTACAAGTACACTGTTAATGGCACTCAACATGACGAGTCTTTAGCCACTGGTATTGCCTCTAAGGAGATGAGATTAGTCGCTTCTTACCCAGCTGTTGTTGATGCATCTAATTACACTGACACCACTTTAAAGATTGGTGACAAGACTGAGGTGATGCGCTTTACAGTTACTGCGGCTGGAAACAGCCTTGTAAACTTAAAGACAGTTGTCTTTAAGTTGAGCTCTAACTACACTAGTTTTGCAACTGGCAGTAGTTTACAGATTGTTGATGCCACTGATTTAGGAACAGTTTTGGGTACTACAACCCTCGCAACTTCCACTAATATGGCCGTAACCTTTAACGATGTGGTTACCATTGACAAGGGTGCAGCAAAAACCTTCGTGGTTTATGCTAACACCGCCACTGGTATTCCAACTACAGGTACTGCCTACTTTGGCTTAAGTCTTGTAAACACTGGTTGGGCCTGGAATGATGGCACTATTCTTAATACTGACACTCAGATTGATGGTACACACATTGCTGAGTTAACAGGCACAACCTTCACTCTTGCTCAATAA
- a CDS encoding hypothetical protein (Derived by automated computational analysis using gene prediction method: GeneMarkS-2+.), with the protein MTDKELFNSLKSLKEDIQPDTQWLKSNRDSLFAQISNSGGKELSPWSSFVINFKSVLRGVSVPAAVLGSLVLFLGSAMTYSHLLFSDTKPTDSLYIARELSEQVKLNTMRGGKAKDELASQFAASKAQNIVTVLSEEESIDEETRSDLTEKFTKELNTMKEVASRWEEDNSVSVALAPETSNVESQAPVAEVVAEDVFSANLEKGEDGISVSLAETENVKSDTNSPTKIIEQAETLFNEKKYKEAGALLGTLVPAKEEVKAPEVPQIETSTPKVELGEASTSEPLP; encoded by the coding sequence ATGACTGATAAAGAATTATTTAACTCACTAAAATCACTTAAAGAAGATATTCAACCAGACACGCAGTGGCTTAAAAGCAACCGCGATTCTTTGTTTGCCCAAATTTCAAACTCCGGGGGGAAAGAGCTTTCTCCGTGGAGTTCTTTTGTTATTAATTTTAAAAGTGTTTTAAGAGGTGTTTCCGTTCCGGCGGCCGTGCTTGGCTCTTTGGTTTTATTTTTAGGATCAGCGATGACTTACAGTCATTTATTATTTTCCGACACCAAGCCGACTGATTCCTTATATATTGCCCGTGAACTTTCCGAGCAGGTAAAACTTAACACCATGCGGGGTGGAAAAGCTAAGGATGAGCTCGCCAGTCAATTTGCTGCTTCTAAGGCGCAAAATATTGTTACCGTTTTATCGGAAGAGGAGTCTATTGATGAAGAGACTCGTTCTGATTTGACCGAGAAATTTACCAAGGAATTAAATACCATGAAAGAAGTGGCTTCCCGTTGGGAAGAGGACAATAGCGTTTCGGTGGCTTTAGCTCCGGAGACCAGTAATGTTGAGAGCCAAGCTCCGGTTGCGGAAGTGGTCGCTGAAGATGTTTTTAGTGCTAACTTAGAAAAAGGGGAAGACGGCATCTCGGTTAGTTTGGCGGAAACAGAAAATGTAAAATCAGACACAAATTCACCGACTAAAATTATTGAACAAGCGGAAACTTTATTTAATGAAAAGAAATATAAGGAAGCTGGCGCCTTACTTGGTACTTTAGTGCCGGCTAAAGAAGAAGTTAAAGCTCCTGAAGTGCCACAAATCGAAACTAGCACTCCAAAAGTTGAGTTAGGGGAAGCGAGCACTTCAGAGCCCCTACCTTAA
- a CDS encoding RNA polymerase sigma factor (Derived by automated computational analysis using gene prediction method: Protein Homology. GO_function: GO:0016987 - sigma factor activity [Evidence IEA]; GO_process: GO:0006352 - DNA-templated transcription initiation [Evidence IEA]): protein MPKPFGRKIKDQQTISRLKNKDKEAFIKLYDEQAADIYRFAYFKVGRTEEAKDLTSIIFLKTWNHIQTNSLTDAKTLRGLLYRIARTSIIDYYRESGHKRDLSLDDENNPLDLPDETIDLPEAAEKNRRLSLIKSKLPLLKDEYREIIVLRFINDLEIDEIVEATGKTRGNVRVLIHRSIVALKKMLPPEEKGGKKSGGKTPKQPTLKL from the coding sequence ATGCCTAAACCCTTTGGTCGAAAAATTAAAGATCAGCAGACAATCAGCCGCTTAAAGAATAAGGATAAAGAAGCCTTCATTAAACTGTACGATGAACAAGCGGCCGATATTTATCGCTTTGCCTATTTTAAGGTTGGTCGCACTGAAGAAGCGAAAGATCTAACCTCGATTATTTTTCTAAAAACCTGGAATCATATCCAGACCAATAGCCTAACAGATGCGAAAACTCTGCGGGGTTTATTGTATCGCATTGCGCGCACTTCCATTATTGATTACTACCGCGAGAGCGGCCACAAGCGCGATCTTTCTTTAGATGATGAAAACAATCCTTTAGACCTGCCCGATGAGACCATTGATTTACCGGAAGCAGCTGAAAAAAATCGGCGCTTGTCTCTTATTAAGAGTAAGTTGCCTTTACTAAAAGATGAATACCGAGAAATTATCGTTTTGCGTTTTATCAATGATTTAGAAATTGATGAAATTGTGGAAGCGACCGGCAAGACGCGCGGCAATGTGCGCGTCTTAATTCATCGCTCTATTGTCGCTCTAAAGAAAATGTTGCCGCCTGAAGAAAAAGGTGGGAAAAAATCCGGCGGGAAGACTCCTAAACAGCCCACCCTAAAACTGTAA
- a CDS encoding hypothetical protein (Derived by automated computational analysis using gene prediction method: GeneMarkS-2+.) — MKTKKNIQKPLWFSVSASANLGGVDPKTIRRAIKKSPDLKYKIINDRYRIELGSLLRYLNANRKLKNKLYEQGLGQYYHNWETVIESDSELG; from the coding sequence ATGAAGACAAAGAAAAACATCCAAAAACCCCTGTGGTTCTCCGTCTCGGCTTCCGCCAATTTAGGCGGCGTCGACCCTAAAACCATCCGTCGGGCTATTAAAAAATCGCCTGATTTAAAATACAAAATTATCAACGATCGCTATCGTATTGAACTCGGCTCCCTGCTCCGTTATCTAAATGCCAACCGGAAGTTAAAAAATAAATTATACGAGCAGGGCTTAGGGCAATATTACCATAACTGGGAAACGGTCATTGAATCCGATTCCGAACTTGGATAA
- a CDS encoding HU family DNA-binding protein (Derived by automated computational analysis using gene prediction method: Protein Homology. GO_function: GO:0003677 - DNA binding [Evidence IEA]; GO_process: GO:0030261 - chromosome condensation [Evidence IEA]): MPKMTKAKMVASLAEELGSSKKEVSNFLDVYSEMVYKEVKKSGECIVPGFGKLVKAKRKAREGRNPATGETIKIPAKTVVKFRLSKAVKDAIL, from the coding sequence ATGCCAAAAATGACTAAAGCGAAAATGGTCGCTAGTTTAGCTGAAGAACTTGGTTCTTCCAAAAAAGAAGTTTCTAACTTCCTTGATGTGTACTCCGAAATGGTTTACAAAGAAGTAAAGAAAAGCGGAGAATGCATCGTCCCTGGTTTCGGTAAGTTAGTAAAAGCTAAGCGCAAAGCTCGCGAAGGACGAAACCCAGCTACTGGAGAAACGATCAAGATCCCGGCTAAGACCGTGGTTAAGTTCCGTCTCTCCAAGGCAGTTAAGGACGCTATTCTTTAA
- a CDS encoding DNA alkylation repair protein (Derived by automated computational analysis using gene prediction method: Protein Homology.): MDKVKKITATVKKLASPEQAKILQSFFKTGPGQYGEGDIFWGLKVPTSRQIAKQFSDLSLAELSELISSPVHELRLIALFIAVNHYEQAKKFSEQKKIVRWYWRHRPQINNWDLVDLSAPKILGAYLRDYPTERQLLIFLSQSPNLWDRRSAIVATLTFINDGEFQPTLELVKIFLSAPEDLIHKASGWMLREVGKRDRKVLLDFLDKYAARMPRTMLRYSIEHLSEVKRQKYLRKKRIV, translated from the coding sequence ATGGACAAAGTAAAAAAAATAACTGCGACCGTAAAAAAGTTGGCCTCGCCCGAGCAAGCGAAAATTTTACAAAGCTTTTTTAAAACCGGTCCGGGGCAATACGGCGAGGGCGATATTTTTTGGGGCCTCAAGGTGCCGACTTCGCGTCAAATTGCCAAACAATTTTCCGATCTTTCTTTAGCTGAGTTAAGTGAATTAATTTCTTCACCGGTTCATGAACTGCGCTTGATTGCTCTTTTTATTGCCGTCAATCATTATGAGCAAGCGAAAAAATTTTCCGAGCAGAAAAAAATTGTCCGTTGGTATTGGCGACACCGGCCGCAGATTAATAATTGGGATTTAGTTGATTTGTCAGCGCCCAAAATTTTAGGCGCTTACTTGCGTGACTATCCCACGGAACGACAACTGTTAATTTTTTTAAGTCAAAGCCCTAATCTTTGGGACCGGCGCTCCGCCATTGTCGCCACTTTAACTTTTATTAATGATGGTGAGTTTCAACCAACTTTAGAATTAGTTAAAATTTTCTTGAGCGCGCCTGAAGATTTAATTCATAAGGCCAGCGGTTGGATGCTGCGCGAAGTGGGGAAGCGCGATCGAAAAGTTCTTCTAGATTTTTTAGATAAGTATGCGGCGCGGATGCCGCGCACAATGTTGCGTTATTCTATTGAGCATTTATCAGAAGTTAAACGGCAAAAATATTTGCGAAAAAAAAGGATTGTCTAG
- a CDS encoding 23S rRNA (pseudouridine(1915)-N(3))-methyltransferase RlmH (Derived by automated computational analysis using gene prediction method: Protein Homology.) has protein sequence MLNLTLITVGSLKEPTLKTLASQYQQRLGPYARLKIIELPAFPFSEQAGSRKKSQEKLKDSLEAALSSYPKENVYLLSEHGRLYDTPSFTELCSQPLVLVIAGALGWPDDFAKNYKRLSLSPLTMPHELARVVLLEQLYRAATIKANKTYHY, from the coding sequence ATGTTAAATCTAACCTTAATCACGGTCGGTTCTCTAAAAGAACCAACCCTTAAGACCTTAGCTAGTCAATACCAACAGCGCCTCGGTCCTTATGCGCGCTTAAAAATTATTGAACTGCCAGCTTTCCCTTTTTCCGAGCAAGCGGGAAGTCGAAAAAAGTCTCAAGAAAAACTGAAGGATTCTTTAGAAGCAGCCCTGTCTTCTTACCCGAAAGAAAATGTTTATTTATTAAGTGAACACGGTCGTCTTTATGACACGCCGAGTTTTACCGAGCTTTGCTCCCAGCCTTTAGTTTTGGTAATCGCCGGCGCCTTGGGGTGGCCGGACGATTTTGCCAAAAACTATAAGCGCCTATCTTTATCACCACTCACGATGCCGCATGAGTTAGCGCGCGTGGTCTTATTAGAACAGCTTTATCGAGCGGCGACGATCAAGGCTAATAAAACTTATCATTACTAA
- the mscL gene encoding large-conductance mechanosensitive channel protein MscL (Derived by automated computational analysis using gene prediction method: Protein Homology. GO_function: GO:0008381 - mechanosensitive monoatomic ion channel activity [Evidence IEA]; GO_process: GO:0034220 - monoatomic ion transmembrane transport [Evidence IEA]), translating into MKKLLQEFRDFAMKGNVIDLAVAVVIGGAFGKIVSSLVADIITPFISLLSAGGSLAEWTITLRKASETAEAVTLNTGLFLQNIVDFLIIAGSIFLVIKLANKFKEPFRKKEEAEVQEEKPAPLTKDQELLLEIRDLLKK; encoded by the coding sequence ATGAAAAAACTTCTCCAAGAGTTTCGCGATTTCGCCATGAAAGGCAATGTGATTGATTTAGCCGTCGCGGTTGTCATTGGTGGTGCCTTTGGTAAAATTGTTAGCTCCTTAGTAGCTGACATTATTACTCCTTTTATCAGTTTATTAAGCGCGGGCGGCTCTTTAGCGGAGTGGACAATCACCTTAAGAAAGGCGAGTGAGACCGCCGAAGCGGTCACTCTAAATACTGGTCTCTTCCTACAAAACATTGTTGACTTCCTAATTATTGCCGGCTCTATTTTCTTAGTGATCAAATTAGCTAACAAATTTAAAGAACCGTTCAGGAAAAAAGAAGAAGCTGAGGTTCAAGAAGAAAAACCAGCCCCTTTAACAAAAGATCAAGAATTATTACTGGAAATTAGAGATTTATTAAAGAAATAA
- a CDS encoding hypothetical protein (Derived by automated computational analysis using gene prediction method: GeneMarkS-2+.) produces the protein MKHRLFLLLLPLVFLLAACSWGYSNNPEPIAASPDQNKSQELEPPFELEPATSTEVTEADALFSYEYPDLGIKISYPSTCYFNKGMIDCGDFTLSIWPLENPAEAEAQKTFKDGYTQIEYGFSNEDNHYALMAWYEGEDKADLEAAIADIAETLVFTH, from the coding sequence ATGAAACATCGTCTTTTTCTTCTCCTCCTCCCTTTAGTTTTTCTTTTGGCTGCTTGTTCGTGGGGCTATTCCAATAATCCTGAGCCAATCGCGGCGAGTCCCGATCAAAATAAAAGTCAAGAACTGGAACCGCCGTTTGAATTAGAACCCGCCACCAGCACGGAAGTAACTGAAGCTGATGCCCTCTTTTCTTATGAATACCCTGACTTAGGGATTAAAATCTCTTACCCGAGCACTTGTTATTTTAATAAAGGAATGATTGATTGTGGCGACTTTACTTTAAGTATTTGGCCTTTGGAAAATCCTGCTGAAGCGGAAGCGCAGAAAACCTTTAAAGATGGTTATACCCAAATTGAGTATGGTTTCTCTAATGAGGACAATCATTACGCCTTGATGGCTTGGTATGAGGGGGAAGATAAAGCGGATTTGGAAGCGGCCATTGCCGATATTGCTGAGACTTTAGTTTTTACTCATTAA